A DNA window from Bradyrhizobium sp. CCBAU 53421 contains the following coding sequences:
- a CDS encoding TetR/AcrR family transcriptional regulator, with product MRYSKEHKQETHARIVKKAATRLRERGAHGIGVADLMKDAGLTHGGFYAHFDSREALVIEAFNYAMDRATERWRKVTAEVPPEKRLATMVEGYLSATHRDDPGQGCAVPALGAEIARESPKTRKAFALKLDQMIDMMADQIQDVPRKTARRQAMATLATMMGTIVMSRIAGNGEMSDEILSAGREAALGRPAAAKAPAKKAKVN from the coding sequence ATGCGCTATTCGAAAGAACACAAGCAGGAGACCCACGCGCGGATCGTGAAGAAGGCCGCGACGCGGCTGCGCGAGCGGGGCGCCCATGGCATCGGCGTCGCCGACCTGATGAAGGATGCCGGCCTGACCCATGGCGGCTTCTACGCGCATTTCGACTCGCGCGAGGCGCTGGTGATCGAGGCCTTCAACTACGCCATGGACCGCGCCACCGAGCGTTGGCGCAAGGTCACGGCGGAGGTGCCGCCGGAGAAGCGGCTGGCGACCATGGTCGAGGGCTACCTGTCGGCGACCCATCGCGACGATCCCGGCCAGGGATGCGCGGTCCCGGCGCTCGGCGCCGAGATCGCCCGCGAGAGCCCGAAGACCCGCAAGGCCTTTGCGCTCAAGCTCGACCAGATGATCGACATGATGGCCGACCAGATCCAGGACGTGCCGCGCAAGACCGCGCGCAGGCAGGCGATGGCCACGCTCGCGACCATGATGGGCACTATCGTGATGTCGCGGATCGCAGGCAACGGCGAAATGTCCGACGAAATCCTGAGCGCGGGCCGAGAGGCGGCACTGGGGCGTCCGGCCGCGGCCAAGGCGCCGGCGAAGAAGGCCAAGGTGAACTAA
- a CDS encoding PaaI family thioesterase produces the protein MTAETSDLHSPELTRTRVVEWQAPGPVGKAAMPMSGIEAMRAIRDGRLPPPPMAKLIGFRMAVVEEGRIVMELEPHESLENTIGLLHGATAAALLDTAMGCAISTLLPAGQTSVTLDLKLTYLRPLSARSGTISAEGKVIKLGRQTSYTEGFVRDGKGNLAVHATATFSMLGGEPQTLNKTK, from the coding sequence ATGACCGCCGAGACATCCGACCTGCATTCGCCCGAACTGACGCGCACGCGCGTGGTCGAATGGCAGGCGCCCGGCCCGGTGGGGAAGGCAGCGATGCCGATGTCCGGGATCGAGGCGATGCGCGCGATCCGCGACGGCCGTCTGCCGCCGCCGCCGATGGCCAAGCTGATCGGCTTCCGCATGGCCGTGGTCGAGGAGGGGCGGATCGTCATGGAACTCGAGCCGCATGAGAGCCTGGAGAACACCATCGGCTTGCTGCACGGCGCGACCGCCGCCGCGCTGCTCGATACCGCGATGGGCTGTGCGATCTCGACCTTGCTGCCGGCGGGGCAGACCTCGGTCACGCTCGACCTCAAGCTGACCTATCTGCGGCCGCTCTCGGCGCGTTCCGGGACCATTTCGGCCGAGGGCAAGGTGATCAAGCTCGGCCGCCAGACCAGCTACACCGAGGGCTTCGTCCGCGACGGCAAGGGCAATCTTGCGGTGCACGCGACCGCGACATTTTCCATGCTGGGCGGGGAACCCCAGACGCTGAATAAGACAAAATAA
- a CDS encoding enoyl-CoA hydratase, with the protein MDTLNRHCGIARDNRGVVRLTICNAGKLNIVSSAVTNGVREGFEHLAADRSIRAVILAGESERSMIGGADIKEMATLDQKSAEQFISRLRDLCEAVRKFPAPVIARLPGWCLGGGLEVAAACDVRVAAHDAMFGMPEVRVGIPSVIHAALLPRLIGWGRARWLMMTAENIDAPTALAWGLVDTVAKPGGLDEAVEHTVKALLECGPEALRIQKDLLRQWEELPLTESVNLSVGVFGKSFQTGEPQRLLQGFLDRKR; encoded by the coding sequence ATGGACACGCTCAATCGCCACTGCGGCATCGCCCGCGACAACAGAGGCGTCGTCCGCCTCACGATCTGCAACGCCGGCAAGCTGAACATCGTCAGCTCGGCCGTGACCAACGGCGTGCGCGAAGGCTTTGAGCACCTGGCTGCCGACCGCAGCATCCGCGCGGTGATCCTGGCCGGCGAGAGCGAGCGGAGCATGATCGGCGGCGCCGACATCAAGGAGATGGCGACGCTCGACCAGAAGTCGGCAGAGCAGTTCATCAGCCGGCTGCGCGATCTCTGCGAGGCCGTGCGCAAATTCCCGGCGCCCGTCATCGCCCGCCTGCCCGGCTGGTGCCTCGGCGGCGGCCTCGAGGTCGCGGCCGCCTGCGACGTCCGCGTCGCCGCCCATGACGCGATGTTCGGCATGCCCGAGGTGCGCGTCGGCATCCCCTCGGTGATCCATGCGGCGCTGCTGCCGCGCCTGATCGGCTGGGGCCGCGCCCGCTGGCTGATGATGACGGCGGAGAACATCGACGCCCCGACAGCGCTCGCCTGGGGGCTGGTCGATACGGTGGCAAAACCCGGCGGTCTCGACGAGGCCGTCGAGCACACCGTCAAGGCGCTGCTGGAATGCGGACCCGAAGCGCTGCGGATCCAGAAGGACCTGCTGCGCCAATGGGAAGAACTGCCGCTGACCGAGTCGGTCAATCTCAGCGTCGGCGTGTTCGGAAAATCGTTCCAGACCGGCGAGCCGCAGCGCTTGCTGCAGGGATTTTTGGATCGCAAGCGGTAA
- a CDS encoding FdhF/YdeP family oxidoreductase, with product MVQKRDVPGIRPYNAPAGGWGALKATATAVRDQMDLVEAPITLLRTNKPDGFDCPGCAWPDKEHTSTFQFCENGAKAVTWEATSKRVTPQFFADHTVTELLTWSDFHLENEGRLTDPLAYDAASDTYQPISWDNAFARIGETLRSLPDPDMAEFYTSGRASNEAAFLFHIFAREYGSNNFPDCSNMCHEATSVGLPQSIGIGKGTVSLDDFDHCELIIAMGHNPGTNHPRMMGTLWEVSRRGVPIIVFNPLRERALERFADPQDPIEMATFSSTRIASTYYQPKVGADAAVLKGVMKALIEKDDASHDVLDHAFIAEHTNGFAAFAADLRATSWDAIETVSGFSRAQLGEVAAAYAKSNATIVTYGMGITQHSRGTDNVQQIANLLLLKGNYGKPGAGICPLRGHSNVQGNRTVGITEKPNIPMFEGIERTFGFKPPRHHGHDAVAAMEAIDDGRSKVLICLGGNFAIALPDPERCAAGMRKLELAVHLGTKLNRSHLLVGKQSIILPVLGRTERDIQASGPQVVTVEDSMSMVHASRGKLTPASENLLSESAIVAGMAMATLPASKVPWTDLIADYDRIRDAIEGVFPDFKDYNARIRTPGGFRLPLPPTERKWTTPSGKAEFLIFDGLEEDPVLSDETILKLATIRSHDQYNTTIYGLNDRYRGVFGRRDVLFANEADLTARGLAHGDLIEIETALPSGEPRRLTLTAIVYDIARGSVAAYYPEANGLVPLDYQDKESGTPSYKSVPVHIRRAERAA from the coding sequence ATGGTCCAAAAGCGCGACGTTCCGGGTATCCGACCCTACAATGCTCCGGCCGGTGGCTGGGGCGCCCTCAAGGCCACCGCGACTGCGGTTCGCGACCAGATGGATCTGGTCGAGGCGCCGATCACACTCTTGCGCACCAACAAGCCCGACGGCTTCGATTGTCCGGGTTGCGCCTGGCCGGACAAGGAGCACACCTCCACCTTCCAGTTCTGCGAGAACGGCGCCAAGGCCGTGACCTGGGAGGCGACCAGCAAGCGCGTCACGCCTCAATTCTTCGCCGACCACACCGTCACCGAGTTGCTGACCTGGAGCGACTTCCATCTGGAGAACGAGGGCCGCCTGACCGACCCCCTCGCCTATGACGCTGCGAGCGACACTTACCAGCCGATCAGCTGGGATAACGCCTTCGCGCGGATCGGCGAGACGCTGCGCAGCCTGCCCGATCCTGACATGGCCGAGTTCTACACCTCCGGCCGCGCCTCGAACGAGGCTGCTTTCCTGTTCCATATCTTCGCCCGCGAATACGGCAGCAACAATTTCCCCGATTGCTCGAACATGTGCCACGAGGCGACCAGCGTCGGGCTGCCGCAATCGATCGGCATCGGCAAGGGCACGGTCTCGCTGGACGATTTCGACCATTGCGAGCTGATCATCGCGATGGGCCACAACCCCGGCACCAACCATCCGCGCATGATGGGCACGCTGTGGGAGGTCTCGCGCCGCGGCGTGCCGATCATCGTATTCAACCCCTTGCGCGAACGCGCGCTGGAGCGCTTTGCCGATCCGCAGGACCCGATCGAGATGGCGACCTTCAGCTCGACGCGGATCGCCTCGACCTATTACCAGCCCAAGGTCGGCGCCGACGCCGCGGTGCTGAAGGGCGTCATGAAGGCGCTGATCGAGAAGGACGACGCGAGCCACGACGTGCTCGACCACGCCTTCATCGCCGAGCACACCAACGGCTTTGCGGCGTTCGCTGCCGACCTGCGCGCCACATCGTGGGACGCGATCGAGACCGTCTCCGGCTTCAGCCGCGCCCAGCTCGGCGAGGTTGCCGCCGCCTACGCCAAATCCAACGCCACCATCGTCACCTACGGCATGGGCATCACCCAGCACAGCCGCGGCACCGACAATGTCCAGCAGATCGCGAACCTGCTGCTGCTGAAGGGCAACTACGGCAAGCCGGGCGCCGGCATCTGCCCGCTGCGCGGCCACTCCAACGTGCAGGGCAACCGCACTGTCGGCATCACCGAGAAGCCGAACATCCCGATGTTCGAGGGCATCGAGCGCACCTTCGGCTTCAAGCCGCCGCGCCACCACGGCCATGACGCGGTCGCGGCGATGGAGGCGATTGACGACGGAAGGTCCAAGGTCCTGATCTGCCTCGGCGGCAATTTCGCCATCGCGCTGCCCGATCCCGAGCGCTGCGCCGCGGGCATGCGCAAGCTCGAGCTTGCGGTTCATCTCGGCACCAAGCTCAACCGCTCGCACCTTCTGGTCGGCAAGCAGTCGATCATCCTGCCGGTGCTCGGCCGCACCGAGCGCGACATCCAGGCCTCGGGCCCGCAAGTCGTCACGGTCGAGGATTCGATGTCGATGGTGCACGCCTCGCGCGGCAAGCTGACCCCGGCCTCCGAAAACCTGCTTTCGGAATCGGCCATCGTTGCCGGCATGGCGATGGCAACCTTGCCGGCGAGCAAGGTGCCGTGGACGGATCTGATCGCCGATTACGACCGCATCCGCGATGCCATCGAGGGCGTCTTCCCCGACTTCAAGGATTACAACGCGCGGATCCGGACTCCCGGCGGCTTCCGCCTGCCGCTGCCGCCGACCGAGCGCAAATGGACCACGCCGTCAGGCAAGGCCGAATTCCTGATCTTCGATGGCCTCGAAGAGGACCCGGTGCTGTCGGACGAGACCATCCTCAAGCTCGCGACGATCCGCAGCCACGACCAGTACAACACCACGATCTACGGGTTGAACGACCGCTATCGCGGCGTGTTCGGCCGGCGTGACGTGCTGTTCGCCAACGAGGCGGACCTCACCGCGCGCGGCCTCGCCCACGGCGATCTCATCGAGATCGAGACCGCGCTACCGTCAGGCGAGCCGCGCCGCCTCACCCTGACCGCGATCGTCTACGACATCGCCCGCGGCTCGGTCGCCGCCTATTATCCCGAAGCCAACGGCCTGGTGCCGCTGGACTATCAGGACAAGGAAAGCGGCACGCCGTCGTACAAGTCGGTGCCGGTGCACATCCGCCGGGCCGAGCGGGCGGCGTGA
- a CDS encoding MFS transporter yields the protein MSGATRTSALAPFRIRSYRFQWPSDLLTSWAFEVETLVLGWYIMVETGSVLLLTVLASLQYVGTLVAPVVGMIGDRMGHRDLLAVMRFAYTALAGTIMTLALTGHLAPLKVMVIVALMGVIRPSDLGVRGALLADIMPPAQLVGAISLARTTQDSARIAGALTGAGLFAALGIGYVYVGIASFYFVAAILMLCMGRPAKAHDTAEALGDVPGSKLLRDLKEGIVYAWSGPGMRAALCVAFLANLTAFPLTNGLLPYVAREIFQTDQTGLGYLSASFAFGSLIGSITLSMAGGVRIARLLIGATLAWYAMLLVFVELRTMPVAMACLVLAGIAQSMSMISAAVMLMRNASAHLRGRVMGVRMMVIYGLPLGLLAAGSLIDLIGYTATGTVLAAAGFVAMLAIALHWRADLWPVHAPANAR from the coding sequence TTGAGCGGGGCCACGCGGACCTCCGCGCTCGCGCCGTTTCGCATCCGCAGCTATCGCTTTCAATGGCCGTCCGACCTGCTCACCTCCTGGGCGTTCGAGGTCGAGACGCTGGTGCTCGGCTGGTACATCATGGTCGAGACCGGGTCGGTGCTGCTGCTGACCGTGCTCGCGTCCCTGCAATATGTGGGCACCTTGGTCGCGCCCGTGGTCGGCATGATCGGCGATCGGATGGGGCATCGCGATCTGCTCGCCGTGATGCGCTTTGCCTATACGGCACTCGCCGGGACCATCATGACGCTGGCGCTGACCGGCCATCTGGCGCCGCTGAAGGTCATGGTCATCGTCGCGCTGATGGGCGTGATCCGTCCGTCGGACCTTGGCGTGCGCGGCGCGCTGCTCGCCGACATCATGCCGCCGGCGCAGTTGGTCGGCGCCATCAGCCTGGCGCGCACGACGCAGGATAGCGCACGCATCGCCGGCGCGCTGACGGGAGCAGGATTGTTCGCGGCGCTCGGCATTGGCTACGTCTATGTCGGGATCGCCAGCTTCTATTTCGTTGCCGCGATCCTGATGCTCTGCATGGGCCGTCCGGCCAAGGCGCACGACACGGCTGAGGCACTCGGCGACGTGCCGGGCTCGAAACTGCTGCGCGACCTCAAGGAGGGCATCGTCTATGCCTGGAGCGGCCCGGGCATGCGCGCCGCGCTCTGCGTCGCGTTCCTGGCCAACCTCACCGCGTTTCCGCTGACCAACGGCCTGTTGCCCTATGTCGCGCGCGAGATCTTCCAGACCGATCAGACCGGCCTCGGCTATCTCTCGGCGAGTTTTGCATTCGGCTCGCTGATCGGCTCGATCACGCTCAGCATGGCCGGGGGCGTCCGCATCGCGCGGCTGCTGATCGGCGCGACGCTCGCCTGGTACGCGATGCTGCTGGTGTTCGTCGAGCTCAGGACCATGCCGGTGGCGATGGCCTGCCTGGTGCTGGCCGGCATCGCGCAGAGCATGTCGATGATCTCGGCCGCCGTGATGCTGATGCGCAATGCCAGCGCGCATCTGCGCGGCCGGGTGATGGGCGTGCGCATGATGGTGATCTACGGCCTGCCGCTCGGCCTGCTCGCGGCCGGCAGCCTGATCGACCTGATCGGCTACACCGCAACCGGCACGGTGCTCGCGGCGGCAGGCTTCGTTGCGATGCTGGCGATCGCGCTGCACTGGCGCGCCGATCTGTGGCCGGTGCATGCGCCGGCCAATGCTAGGTGA
- a CDS encoding acetyl-CoA C-acyltransferase: MATSTDPVVILSAARTPLGRFMGELSPLAAHKLGSHVIGAALERARLAPERVDEVFMGNVLPAGQGQAPARQAARGAGLPDATGATTVNKVCGSGMKATMLAHDIIKAGSAEIVLSGGMESMSNAPYLLQKARGGYRAGHDRIIDHMMMDGLEDAYETGRSMGDFGEATAEAYQFTRADQDAFAMETLSRARKAVEGGAFKAEIAPITLAEKAGPRIIANDEHPLKVDPAKIPGLKPAFRAGGTITPAASSANADGAAALILSRRSLADRDGLPVLAEIKGHATHSQEPQWFTTAPIPAIRKLLDKVGWSVGDVDLFEINEAFAVVAMAAQRDLGIPRDRLNINGGACALGHPIGATGARLIVTLLHALEAQNLKRGVAALCIGGGEATAIAVERVAH; the protein is encoded by the coding sequence ATGGCAACCAGCACCGATCCCGTCGTCATCCTCTCCGCCGCCCGCACCCCGCTCGGCCGCTTCATGGGCGAACTCTCGCCGCTGGCGGCCCACAAGCTCGGCTCGCACGTGATCGGCGCGGCGCTGGAACGCGCCAGGCTTGCGCCCGAACGCGTCGACGAGGTGTTCATGGGCAACGTACTGCCCGCCGGCCAGGGCCAGGCTCCGGCCCGCCAGGCCGCGCGCGGCGCCGGGCTGCCGGATGCCACCGGCGCCACCACGGTCAACAAGGTTTGCGGCTCCGGCATGAAGGCGACCATGCTGGCCCACGACATCATCAAGGCCGGCTCGGCCGAGATCGTGCTGTCCGGCGGCATGGAGAGCATGAGCAACGCGCCGTATCTGTTGCAGAAGGCGCGCGGCGGCTATCGCGCCGGCCACGACCGCATCATCGACCACATGATGATGGACGGGCTCGAGGATGCCTATGAGACCGGCCGCTCGATGGGCGATTTCGGCGAGGCGACCGCGGAGGCCTATCAGTTCACCCGCGCCGACCAGGACGCGTTCGCGATGGAGACGCTGAGCCGCGCCCGCAAGGCGGTCGAGGGCGGCGCCTTCAAGGCCGAGATCGCACCGATCACGCTTGCGGAGAAAGCCGGTCCGCGCATCATCGCCAATGACGAGCATCCGCTGAAGGTCGATCCGGCGAAAATCCCCGGCCTGAAGCCGGCATTCCGCGCGGGCGGCACCATCACGCCGGCCGCCTCCTCGGCCAATGCCGACGGCGCCGCGGCGCTGATCCTGAGCCGGCGCTCGCTCGCCGACCGCGACGGCCTGCCTGTTCTGGCCGAGATCAAGGGCCACGCCACCCACAGCCAGGAGCCGCAGTGGTTCACGACAGCGCCGATCCCGGCGATCAGAAAACTGCTCGACAAGGTCGGCTGGAGCGTCGGCGATGTCGACCTGTTCGAGATCAACGAGGCATTCGCGGTGGTCGCGATGGCGGCGCAGCGCGACCTCGGTATTCCCCGTGACAGGCTGAACATCAACGGCGGCGCCTGTGCGCTCGGCCATCCGATCGGCGCTACCGGCGCCCGGCTGATCGTGACCTTGCTGCACGCGCTGGAGGCACAGAACCTGAAGCGCGGCGTTGCCGCGCTGTGCATCGGCGGCGGCGAAGCCACCGCGATCGCGGTCGAGCGGGTGGCGCACTGA
- a CDS encoding MFS transporter, producing MISNWLASALARRNIHYGWVMVAVTFFAALISAGTVGAPGVFIVPLQKEFGWSTAEISSALSIRFILFGLMAPFAAALMNRYGLRNVTLAAQLIVVSGLLASLAMTQVWQLILLWGVVIGIGTGMTALVLGATIATRWFVARRGLVIGMLTASVATGQLAFLPLLATVTEHYGWRVALGFVCVMLGVAAFAVLMLMRDRPSDVGLRPFGDEGTAPLPAPPPANAPIMAAALGTLRDSSKSSVFWILFATFFVCGASTNGLVQVHLIPMCLDYGIPQVQAASLLAAMGIFDFFGTIISGWLSDRFDNRKLLFWYYGLRGLSLLYLPYSDFTFYGLSLFAMFYGLDWIATVPPTVRLTAQRFGAERANLVFGWIFAGHQLGAGAAAFGAGVSRTLYASYLPAFFIAGALCVIAALSALAISRPQPKAVPEAKPAAA from the coding sequence ATGATCTCGAACTGGCTTGCTTCCGCCCTCGCCCGCCGCAACATCCATTACGGCTGGGTGATGGTCGCCGTGACCTTCTTCGCCGCGCTGATCTCGGCCGGCACCGTCGGCGCGCCCGGCGTGTTCATCGTGCCGCTGCAGAAGGAGTTCGGCTGGTCGACCGCCGAGATCTCCTCCGCGCTGTCGATCCGCTTCATCCTGTTCGGGCTGATGGCGCCGTTCGCCGCCGCGCTAATGAACCGCTACGGCCTGCGCAACGTGACGCTGGCGGCGCAATTGATCGTGGTGTCGGGCCTATTGGCCTCGCTCGCCATGACGCAGGTGTGGCAGCTCATCCTGTTGTGGGGCGTCGTGATCGGGATCGGCACCGGCATGACCGCCCTGGTGCTCGGCGCAACCATTGCGACCCGCTGGTTCGTGGCGCGGCGCGGCCTCGTGATCGGCATGCTCACCGCGAGCGTCGCCACCGGGCAGCTCGCCTTCCTGCCGCTGCTCGCTACAGTCACCGAACATTATGGCTGGCGCGTCGCGCTTGGATTCGTCTGCGTCATGCTCGGCGTCGCGGCCTTTGCCGTGCTGATGCTGATGCGCGACCGGCCGAGCGATGTCGGCCTGCGCCCATTCGGCGACGAGGGCACCGCGCCCCTGCCCGCGCCGCCGCCGGCCAATGCGCCGATCATGGCCGCCGCGCTCGGCACGCTGCGCGACTCCTCCAAATCGTCGGTGTTCTGGATCCTGTTTGCGACCTTCTTCGTCTGCGGCGCCTCGACCAACGGCCTCGTCCAGGTCCACCTGATCCCGATGTGTCTCGACTACGGCATCCCACAGGTGCAGGCCGCGAGCCTGCTCGCCGCGATGGGCATCTTCGATTTCTTCGGCACCATCATCTCGGGCTGGCTGTCGGACCGCTTCGACAATCGCAAGCTGCTGTTCTGGTATTACGGCCTGCGCGGGCTGTCGCTGCTGTACTTGCCATACTCCGACTTCACCTTCTACGGGCTGTCGCTGTTTGCGATGTTCTACGGGCTCGACTGGATCGCGACCGTGCCACCGACGGTGCGCCTCACCGCGCAGCGCTTCGGCGCCGAGCGCGCCAATCTGGTGTTCGGCTGGATCTTCGCCGGCCATCAGCTCGGCGCCGGCGCCGCGGCGTTTGGCGCCGGGGTGTCACGCACGCTTTACGCGAGCTATCTGCCGGCCTTCTTCATCGCGGGCGCGCTTTGCGTGATCGCCGCGCTCAGTGCGCTGGCGATCTCGCGGCCGCAGCCCAAGGCCGTGCCGGAGGCGAAGCCGGCCGCGGCCTGA
- a CDS encoding acetoacetate decarboxylase, with translation MRREDLFKLPSMPAAGPSYPAGPYRFIDREFLVITYETEPELIRAALPEPLEPIEQAIVHYEWIKMPDSSGFGSYTESGLVIPARLHGEEVNFVCQMYLDDDPPIAAGREIWGFPKKYAHPKLEIVKDTLTGTLEYAGQLVAMGTMGYKHESMAGNGDVTRATLSKTQINLKMIPGVDGHLEICQLVAINLTDIVVKGSWIGPGRLHLVPHVNAPVADFPVKRVVGAHHFLADLTLPFGRVVHDYNKVEHAEPTGLAAE, from the coding sequence ATGCGCAGGGAAGACCTGTTCAAGCTTCCGTCGATGCCGGCTGCCGGTCCGAGCTATCCCGCCGGTCCGTACCGCTTCATTGATCGCGAATTCCTCGTCATCACCTATGAGACCGAGCCGGAGCTGATCCGTGCCGCCCTGCCTGAGCCGCTGGAGCCGATCGAGCAGGCGATCGTGCACTACGAATGGATCAAGATGCCCGACAGCTCAGGCTTCGGCAGCTACACCGAGTCCGGTCTCGTGATCCCGGCGCGGCTGCATGGCGAGGAGGTCAACTTCGTCTGCCAGATGTATCTCGACGATGATCCGCCGATCGCGGCCGGCCGCGAGATCTGGGGCTTTCCGAAGAAGTACGCCCATCCCAAGCTCGAGATCGTCAAGGACACGCTGACCGGCACGCTGGAATATGCCGGGCAGCTCGTCGCGATGGGCACGATGGGCTACAAGCACGAGAGCATGGCGGGCAATGGCGACGTCACTCGTGCCACGCTGTCGAAGACGCAGATCAATCTGAAGATGATCCCCGGCGTCGACGGGCATCTCGAAATCTGCCAGCTGGTTGCGATCAACCTGACCGACATCGTCGTCAAGGGGTCGTGGATCGGGCCCGGCCGGCTGCATCTCGTGCCGCACGTCAATGCACCGGTCGCGGACTTCCCGGTCAAGCGCGTCGTCGGCGCGCATCACTTCCTCGCCGACCTGACGCTGCCGTTCGGCCGCGTCGTGCACGACTACAACAAGGTCGAGCACGCCGAGCCGACCGGCCTCGCCGCGGAGTAG
- a CDS encoding patatin-like phospholipase family protein, whose amino-acid sequence MDARTPHPDDIEHATPGWRPEGCDRVALVLQGGGALGAYQAGVYQALHESNIEPDWVCGVSIGAINSAIIAGNPPERRLERLHTFWDRITSRKIWHYTPDGDIFRKARNFTSSWMTTTLGQPGFFTPHQSNPWLSPAGARTATSYYDTTPLRESLLELVDFDRINSKKIRFAVGAVNVLSGNFIYFDNAHDEIIPEHIMASGALPPALPMVKVGTDHFWDGGIVSNTPLQHLLDQEDNANSLVFQVDLFSARGALPRDIQDVMARHKDIMYSSRTRYNTDVYRKTYGLRCALHKALEKIPEDQLSEEERQLKKSNSKLPGITLLQLIYQQKAYEGDAKDHEFSGTSMREHWVSGHEDTKRSLKRREWIKMPENGMGIVIHDVHREAE is encoded by the coding sequence ATGGACGCGCGTACCCCTCATCCCGACGATATCGAGCACGCGACGCCCGGCTGGCGTCCCGAAGGATGCGATCGCGTGGCCCTGGTTCTGCAGGGCGGCGGCGCGCTCGGCGCCTATCAGGCCGGCGTCTATCAGGCGCTGCACGAATCCAACATCGAGCCGGACTGGGTCTGCGGCGTCTCGATCGGCGCGATCAACTCGGCGATCATCGCCGGCAATCCGCCCGAGAGAAGGCTGGAGCGGCTGCACACGTTCTGGGATCGCATCACCAGCCGCAAGATCTGGCACTACACGCCGGATGGCGACATCTTCCGGAAGGCGCGCAATTTCACCAGCTCGTGGATGACGACGACGCTGGGCCAGCCCGGCTTTTTCACCCCGCACCAGAGCAATCCGTGGCTCAGCCCGGCCGGCGCGCGCACCGCCACCAGCTACTACGACACCACCCCCTTACGTGAATCGCTGCTCGAGCTGGTCGATTTCGACCGCATCAATTCCAAGAAGATCCGCTTTGCGGTCGGCGCGGTGAACGTGCTCTCCGGCAACTTCATCTATTTCGACAATGCCCATGACGAGATCATTCCCGAGCACATCATGGCGAGTGGCGCGTTGCCGCCGGCGCTGCCGATGGTGAAGGTCGGCACCGATCATTTCTGGGACGGCGGCATCGTCTCCAACACTCCGCTGCAGCATCTCCTCGACCAGGAGGACAACGCGAACTCGCTGGTGTTCCAGGTCGATTTGTTCTCGGCGCGCGGCGCACTGCCGCGCGACATCCAGGACGTGATGGCCCGCCACAAGGACATCATGTATTCGTCGCGCACCCGCTACAACACCGACGTCTACCGCAAGACCTACGGCCTGCGCTGCGCCCTGCACAAGGCGCTCGAGAAGATCCCCGAAGACCAACTGTCGGAGGAGGAGCGCCAGCTCAAGAAATCGAACAGCAAGCTGCCGGGCATCACGCTGCTGCAGCTGATCTATCAGCAGAAGGCGTATGAAGGTGACGCCAAGGACCACGAATTCTCCGGCACCTCGATGCGTGAACACTGGGTGAGCGGACACGAGGACACCAAGCGCTCGCTGAAGCGGCGCGAATGGATCAAGATGCCCGAGAACGGCATGGGCATCGTGATCCACGATGTGCATCGCGAAGCGGAGTAG